The segment TCATGAAGGTCTCGATACCGACGGTCTGCAGGAACTGCTTCCAGTTCGAGCGGAAGACCTCGACCACCGGCTGGCTGGGGACGTTGTTCATCTCCTCCAGCGCGCGGTACTCGGGGGTGTCCTCGATGCGCAGCCGGATGTAGAGACCGACCGCCGCCAGCGGAACCGTCAGCAGGAAGGGAAGCCGCCACGCCCAGTCGAGCACGACGTCCGCCGGGAAGATCGAGTGCAGCGCCCAGACGACGATCGAGGCGAACAGGAACCCGCCGACCGAACCGAACTCGATCCAGGAGCAGCCGAAGCCGCGGCGCTTCGGCGGCGAGAACTCCGCCAGGAAGGACGCGGCGGACCCGAACTCACCCCCCGCGGCCAGACCCTGGATGATGCGGGCGACCACGAGCAGGATCGGCGCCAGAACACCGACGGACTCGTAGGAGGGCAGCAGACCCAGCATGAGCGTTCCCGCCGCCATCGCGATGATGACGATGGACAACGTCGTCTTGCGCCCGAACCGGTCCCCCAGGTGGCCGAACAGCACCGAACCGATCGGGCGAACGAAGAACGCGATGGCGAAGACCGCGAACACCGACAGGAGGCCCGTGACGCCTTCCTGCTCGGGGAAGAAGACCGCGGCCATGGTCGTGGCCAGGTAGGCGTAGACCGCCCAGTCGAACCAGTGCACGAAGACGCCAACCGCGCCCGCGAACACGCTTCGCCGTAGATCTTCCTTCTTCACTTCTGTCGGTGCGCTGCTCGTCATTCGCTCTCCTCGATTCTCGTTCGCACACCCCGGGACGACTCAGCAAGCCACGGAAGACCTCTGACGCACCATGAAGGTCCCGCGTTGGACCAGGAGGATGTGTCGGTGTCCCAAGGGTGCCGAGCGAGCACGGCACGGTGCTCGGCACGGTCGTCGCGCCGATGCACTTCACGCAGGTGAGGCCTGTGCTCTGCCTCATAATGATCAAGGCACGGCATATGATCTGTACAACACATAGATGCGAAGCCCCCCTTCGGAAATTCCGATAGCGCGGAGAGGCCGGACCGATGGCGGATGTCAGCCTGCGACAACTGGAGTACCTGATGGCCGTGGCACGGCTCGGGTCGGTGACGGCGGCGTCACGCGAGCTCTTCGTGTCACAGTCCGTGGTGTCCACGGCGCTGGCCGACCTCGAGGCGGCGCTCGGGATCACCCTCTTCGTCCGCTCCCAGAAGGGTATGCGGCTCACGGCGTCGGGGCAGCGCGCCGTCACCGCGGCCGACAACGTGCTGGTCAGCCTCGACCAACTCCGGGAGTCAGCCCATCAGGAACGGGAGGAGGTCGAGGGGCCGCTCACCGTGGGGTGCTACGCGACGATCGCGCCCATCCTGCTACCGAACGTGATCGCGGAGTTCTCCCGTCGGTACCCGCGAGTGCAACTCTCCATCGTCGAGGCGGCACATGAGAAGCTGCTCGAGGACCTGCTGGACACCCGGATCGATCTCGCGATCACCTACCACTACGAGATCCCCTCACTGCGCGCGACCAGCGGAGTGACCGCGCGGCTACTAAGGTCCGATCCTCCGTACGTGCTCACACCAGTGGACGGGGAGCTGGGACAACGCGAGGAGTTGACCCTGGCCGACCTGGTCTCGGAACCGTTGATCCTCTTCGATCTGCCGCCCGCCGGCGAGTACTTCCTCGGCCTGTTCGCGCAGTCCGGTCTCACGCCGAACGTGCGGTTCCGCACCGCGAGCTTCGAGATGGTGCGCGCCCTGGTCGCACGTGGCCTGGGCAGCGCTCTGCTCACCCAGCGCACCGTGCTCGAGCGGAGCTACGAGGACCTGCCGTATCTGACGCGGGATCTCGACATCCAACCCGAGGGACTCGGCGTGGAGATCATCCACCTGACCGACCGGATCCCGGTACGTCGGATGCAGGCCTTCATCGACGTCTGCCAGGAGCTCGTGGTCTGACCGTCCGCGGGCCAGCAACATACGACCCCTGGCCGCCGCGTCCTAGACGCGGTCCAGGACGGTGGACAACGGCGGGAACCGCCAGTAGGAGAGCATGTGCTCGAGCATCTGGCGTTGGACGACCTGTTCCTCCTCGGCCGTGGCGGGACGGATCCGCTCGGCGAGTTCCGCGAGGTCGATGTCCACCGTTTCCAGGTCCGCCGCGTCGTCGGTGGCATATCTGAGGTCGAGCTCGTACATCGCGCCGTCGATCTCGACGAAGGCGTTCGTCGGGTCGGCCGCCCGATCGGTCGTCCGCACCAGGAGATCTCCCTCTTCGGTGCAGTCGCAGGAAAGGTAGTACTCGCGGCGGTCGTCGGGATGGCTGGAGAGTCGGACCTCCCACCCGGTGTCCGGGACACGGTAGGTGACCCGCACCCCACCGCCCTGACCGGCGTGATCGCGTGGAGCGGGGCCGCCGACCCGGTTGAGGATGTTCACCTGCTCGATCTCCCAGTCCTCGTCGTAGACGCCCAGAGTGAGCGCGTCGATGTCGGCGGCCGTGGCGCGCTCCAGTTCGCGGAGCTCCACGAACGCCTGCCCTAACGCGATCGCGAGGACGAGGCCGAAGCTCCCGACCACAGCGAGAGGTGCCCGCCATAGCAGTCGTGTTCCGGTCAACCTCCACCACAGCACCAGGAAGGTGAGGGTCGCCGTGCCCACGACGAAGGCGAGGGTGTCGAACGAGCCGACCTGGGGGTGCCACAGCGAGCTGACCGGCAGGAACAGTACGACGCACCCGAGGACGAGGACCGCCGCGACCACGAGTGGACGGGGTTCCCCGAGGGCGCGCAGCAGCCGGGAGTACAGCCAGATCGCGAGGCAGGTCAAGCCCCACGCCGGCAACGTGAAGACACCGACGTGCGGAAACGAGATGGACTGGGTGGAATCTCCCAACTGCTCGAGCCCGTGTGCGAGGTTGTTGAGACCGATGGCCACCCACGCGACCACGACGGCGAGCGTGGCGCCCACGACCGCTCGACCGGCGGGAGATCCGACACGCGCGGGCGTCTCCTCTGGGGTGTGGGTGACCAATCCTGCTCCAACGTGGGCGTCGACGGCGGCGCGGCGGCTCCCGGCGCGCACGCTGGTGGAGAGCGTCACACGTCCCCTGACCAGGCTCTCCACAGTCTCTCAGTCGACTCTTCCCCATCAGGGATCGCCCCCGCCCGGTCGCGGGTCACGCCCGCGAGCGCGCCGGCGTACGGACGGAACCGCCGGCGGTCCAGGTGTTCCGCCGGGATCCGGTGGTGTCTGTCCCGAAGCTCGCTCTCAGTTGCGCGCCCTGTTCCGCTACCCCGCACCAAGCCCATCGCCACTAGCCTGGACCTCCTGGACTTCTTGGACCTCCTGGACGCGATCCGGGGTTCCTCGCGCGAGTGTCCTCAGCCGGGCGATCTCCTCCAAGCGGGGGTCGTCCTCAGCGCACGCGGTCCGGGCGGCGTCGAGAGCCGGGAGCGCGAGGTCGGGCCGTTCCTCGTTGAGGAGAACCTGGGCCCGCAGGATGTCCATGTCGATCGCCGCCGACAGTTCCCCCGCGTCTCGGCAGGCGGCCGAGGCACGTGCCGCGTCGCGGGCCGCTTCGGGACGTTCCGCCGCCACAGTGATTCGGGCGCGTGTCTCCGCCAACTGCGCCTCGCACGTGGCGCGGATCGCGACCGGTTCCACCGGCACGGCCGCCACCGCCTCCTCCGCGACGGGCAGACAGGCGAGCGCGGCCTCGG is part of the Spiractinospora alimapuensis genome and harbors:
- a CDS encoding MFS transporter; the protein is MTSSAPTEVKKEDLRRSVFAGAVGVFVHWFDWAVYAYLATTMAAVFFPEQEGVTGLLSVFAVFAIAFFVRPIGSVLFGHLGDRFGRKTTLSIVIIAMAAGTLMLGLLPSYESVGVLAPILLVVARIIQGLAAGGEFGSAASFLAEFSPPKRRGFGCSWIEFGSVGGFLFASIVVWALHSIFPADVVLDWAWRLPFLLTVPLAAVGLYIRLRIEDTPEYRALEEMNNVPSQPVVEVFRSNWKQFLQTVGIETFMNSTFYIVLVYLITYQEEIVGIPADRAALLSAAASVIAMGVIPLSGMMSDRYGRKPVLYTAAGLMIVCAIPLFLLMQMNTSLSAFAATFGLAVILALILGTHASAVAELFPTRTRQSGLSMAYSVAGAFFAGTLPYVLTWLIALTGSSMVPGFAMIVIGTIGAVTLRTMAETKGSDLLHDSDRAHQSKSVVVEGKSA
- a CDS encoding LysR substrate-binding domain-containing protein; translation: MADVSLRQLEYLMAVARLGSVTAASRELFVSQSVVSTALADLEAALGITLFVRSQKGMRLTASGQRAVTAADNVLVSLDQLRESAHQEREEVEGPLTVGCYATIAPILLPNVIAEFSRRYPRVQLSIVEAAHEKLLEDLLDTRIDLAITYHYEIPSLRATSGVTARLLRSDPPYVLTPVDGELGQREELTLADLVSEPLILFDLPPAGEYFLGLFAQSGLTPNVRFRTASFEMVRALVARGLGSALLTQRTVLERSYEDLPYLTRDLDIQPEGLGVEIIHLTDRIPVRRMQAFIDVCQELVV
- a CDS encoding ECF transporter S component, producing the protein MVTHTPEETPARVGSPAGRAVVGATLAVVVAWVAIGLNNLAHGLEQLGDSTQSISFPHVGVFTLPAWGLTCLAIWLYSRLLRALGEPRPLVVAAVLVLGCVVLFLPVSSLWHPQVGSFDTLAFVVGTATLTFLVLWWRLTGTRLLWRAPLAVVGSFGLVLAIALGQAFVELRELERATAADIDALTLGVYDEDWEIEQVNILNRVGGPAPRDHAGQGGGVRVTYRVPDTGWEVRLSSHPDDRREYYLSCDCTEEGDLLVRTTDRAADPTNAFVEIDGAMYELDLRYATDDAADLETVDIDLAELAERIRPATAEEEQVVQRQMLEHMLSYWRFPPLSTVLDRV